In a single window of the Eshraghiella crossota genome:
- a CDS encoding glycogen synthase, with protein MDNKKSAANSGVKDNLTEVKVTNEEVLASKKATETAKKTTAKTTETAKKTTAKTTETAKKTTAKTTTAAKKTTAKTTGTAKKTTAKTTATTKKTAAKKAEIVAEPVAAENIPVTQEPVVTENIPAAPVDLGPRRSVAFIGSECYPFAKTGGLGDVMSALPKSLAKLNLDVKVILPRYKCIPWKYQEKMEYRGSFYMNLCADGRQYYVGIMEYQEDGVVYDFIDNDDFFSWGNPYTNLIDDIPKFCFFAKASLAALNYLDWTPDVVHCHDWQAALVPLYLRTCFKDTNVGRASAVLTIHNLKFQGIYDRKMIQYWSGLPDYVFNKDCLIQNWLDANMLKGGIAYANKVTTVSNTYAWEIQTEEYGEGLAEHLRYHSDKIRGIVNGIDTDNWNPATDKLLAANYDAETAIANKKINKKTLQESLGLDVDDHKIVIGLISRLTNQKGLDLVNDIIPSIMDEHTQVVVLGTGDSWYENTFRYYEDKYKGNFCAYIAYDENVAHNIYSGCDALLVPSRFEPCGLTQLIAMRYGTIPIVRETGGLKDTVQPYNMFDNTGNGFTFDRYERGLLYDTINRAKTLYFENRKYWDDMVIRDMKKDVSWEKSARQYKDMYVELTPRY; from the coding sequence ATGGATAATAAAAAAAGTGCAGCTAATTCGGGAGTTAAAGATAACTTAACAGAAGTAAAGGTGACGAACGAAGAAGTTTTAGCATCTAAAAAAGCAACCGAGACAGCAAAGAAAACAACAGCTAAGACAACTGAGACAGCAAAGAAAACAACAGCTAAGACAACTGAGACAGCAAAGAAAACAACCGCTAAGACAACAACGGCAGCAAAGAAAACAACCGCTAAGACAACCGGTACAGCGAAAAAAACAACAGCTAAGACAACAGCAACCACAAAGAAAACAGCAGCAAAAAAAGCTGAGATTGTTGCGGAGCCTGTTGCAGCAGAGAATATTCCTGTTACACAAGAGCCTGTTGTTACGGAAAATATTCCGGCTGCACCGGTTGATTTGGGACCACGAAGAAGTGTTGCTTTTATAGGTTCTGAATGTTACCCATTTGCCAAGACCGGAGGACTTGGAGATGTAATGTCCGCACTTCCTAAGAGCTTAGCCAAACTTAATCTGGATGTTAAGGTAATACTTCCAAGATATAAATGTATTCCTTGGAAATATCAGGAGAAAATGGAATACAGAGGTTCTTTTTATATGAACCTTTGTGCTGACGGAAGACAGTATTATGTAGGTATTATGGAATATCAGGAAGACGGAGTTGTATATGATTTTATTGACAATGATGATTTCTTTTCATGGGGCAATCCATATACCAACCTTATTGATGATATTCCTAAGTTCTGCTTTTTTGCAAAAGCATCCCTTGCAGCACTTAATTATCTGGACTGGACTCCGGATGTAGTACATTGTCATGACTGGCAGGCAGCTTTAGTGCCACTTTATTTAAGAACTTGTTTTAAGGATACCAATGTTGGACGAGCAAGTGCGGTACTTACAATACATAATCTGAAATTCCAGGGAATATATGACAGAAAGATGATTCAGTACTGGTCAGGACTTCCGGATTATGTATTTAATAAAGACTGTTTGATTCAGAACTGGCTTGATGCTAATATGTTAAAAGGCGGAATTGCTTATGCCAACAAAGTTACAACTGTAAGTAATACATACGCATGGGAGATTCAGACGGAAGAATATGGAGAGGGTCTTGCGGAACATCTTAGATATCACAGTGACAAAATCAGAGGAATTGTTAATGGTATAGATACCGATAACTGGAATCCTGCCACAGATAAACTCCTGGCGGCAAATTATGATGCAGAAACAGCCATAGCCAATAAAAAAATTAATAAAAAGACACTTCAGGAGTCATTGGGACTTGATGTGGATGACCATAAGATTGTAATAGGGCTTATTTCACGTCTTACCAATCAGAAAGGGCTTGACCTTGTAAATGATATAATTCCAAGTATTATGGATGAGCATACACAGGTCGTTGTTCTTGGAACAGGTGATTCATGGTATGAGAATACATTCCGTTATTATGAAGATAAGTACAAAGGTAATTTCTGTGCATATATTGCGTATGATGAAAATGTTGCACACAATATCTATTCCGGATGCGATGCTCTTTTAGTTCCGTCAAGATTTGAACCATGCGGACTGACACAGCTTATAGCTATGAGATACGGAACAATTCCAATTGTCAGAGAGACAGGCGGGCTTAAGGATACGGTCCAGCCTTATAATATGTTTGATAATACAGGTAATGGTTTTACATTTGACAGATATGAAAGAGGACTTCTTTACGATACAATTAACAGAGCAAAGACACTTTATTTTGAAAACAGAAAATATTGGGATGATATGGTCATCCGTGATATGAAAAAAGATGTGTCATGGGAAAAGAGTGCAAGACAGTACAAAGATATGTATGTAGAGCTGACACCAAGATACTAA
- a CDS encoding RNA polymerase sigma factor has protein sequence MLPIEDEIIIDRYIVRDERAISYTADKYGKQLVAIANRICDDLDIAEECENDTYLRAWNSIPPHEPRGYFFIFLAKITRNLALDRYKESNRLKRSATIVELTGELSEIIAGNDDTTANAESEELKNYINSFLRTLHKEKRNVFIRRYWYMDSVAEIADRYGISEGKVKTILFRVRNGLKQYLKKEGYYI, from the coding sequence ATGCTTCCCATAGAAGATGAAATAATTATAGACCGTTATATTGTAAGAGATGAAAGAGCAATTTCTTATACGGCAGATAAGTATGGAAAGCAGCTTGTTGCTATTGCCAATCGTATTTGCGATGACCTGGATATTGCTGAGGAATGTGAGAATGATACTTATTTGCGCGCATGGAATTCGATACCTCCTCACGAACCACGAGGCTATTTTTTTATTTTTCTGGCAAAAATAACCAGAAATCTTGCACTGGACCGGTATAAAGAATCAAACAGGCTGAAAAGAAGTGCTACAATTGTGGAACTGACAGGCGAACTTTCAGAGATAATTGCAGGAAACGATGATACAACGGCAAATGCAGAAAGCGAAGAACTTAAAAATTATATAAATTCTTTTCTTAGAACACTTCACAAAGAAAAAAGAAATGTATTTATAAGGCGGTACTGGTATATGGATTCTGTGGCTGAGATTGCAGACAGATATGGCATCAGTGAAGGCAAAGTTAAAACAATTCTTTTCCGTGTCAGAAACGGATTAAAACAATATCTTAAGAAGGAGGGCTATTATATATGA
- a CDS encoding acyltransferase family protein, which yields MKCKKSIMGLAALLIMIFHFYIPFSGLKAELVIYRAAYIGVDIFFFVSAYSLAQRDRIEYWKFVGNRLLSVYIPFVLFAVVAAFYDKWKYPRFFKVISGIEFFKKGGGSFLWFFVAIMLIYLIAPFLIKLKKRFGLKAFFGMILGWLLLGVLCKDVLGNRAVFVLVNRLPIIFIGMYYEEIRNFLLKKSGLPVIIAGLIAGSYLLYRYGSIERLNKPFFEMYYIIAIPFVISLVLLWDYISSHISIRNLPMQFIGRLTLELYGLQMIFGFKLETGIYKATGQKLITFLITAICLIVAAYILYLIKKLTVKLVKKVKERKL from the coding sequence GTGAAATGTAAAAAATCAATTATGGGGCTGGCGGCTCTTCTGATTATGATTTTCCACTTTTATATCCCTTTTTCAGGATTAAAAGCAGAGTTAGTAATCTACCGGGCAGCATATATAGGCGTGGATATTTTCTTTTTTGTGTCAGCGTATTCATTGGCACAGAGAGATAGAATTGAATATTGGAAGTTTGTGGGCAACAGGCTGCTGTCAGTATATATTCCATTTGTATTGTTTGCTGTTGTGGCAGCCTTTTACGATAAATGGAAATACCCGAGATTTTTCAAGGTAATTTCAGGCATTGAATTTTTCAAAAAAGGAGGAGGCTCCTTTTTATGGTTTTTTGTTGCCATAATGCTTATATATCTCATAGCACCTTTTTTGATAAAATTAAAAAAACGGTTTGGATTAAAGGCATTTTTTGGGATGATACTTGGCTGGCTGTTACTTGGTGTGTTATGTAAGGATGTCCTTGGAAACAGAGCTGTTTTTGTACTGGTAAACAGACTGCCCATAATTTTTATCGGTATGTATTATGAAGAAATCAGAAACTTTTTGTTAAAAAAATCCGGACTTCCTGTAATAATTGCAGGATTAATTGCAGGTTCTTATCTGCTTTACAGATATGGCAGCATTGAAAGACTGAATAAACCTTTCTTTGAAATGTATTATATTATTGCAATTCCTTTTGTAATATCGCTGGTATTACTTTGGGATTATATTTCATCACACATATCAATCAGAAATCTTCCGATGCAGTTTATAGGCAGGCTTACATTGGAACTATACGGTCTGCAGATGATTTTCGGGTTTAAACTTGAAACCGGGATTTATAAAGCAACCGGACAAAAACTTATTACGTTTCTGATTACTGCGATATGCCTCATAGTGGCAGCATATATTTTATATCTTATAAAAAAACTTACAGTAAAATTAGTTAAAAAAGTTAAGGAGAGAAAATTATGA
- a CDS encoding PucR family transcriptional regulator produces the protein MDLKKFLELPATGDFRLLNKIDNITDIPVENISLLEPPVEKFVRRHEIILSQALTIRDNETDLKQFIEELYLAGASAVVFAFPGNDFHMLDNILPIYSAKNFPILSMDWDHLFSEVVEETLKEIWKNENEIQTYLEALQRDLLNHFIQGKSLEDAAEVCYKYLGSDIVILDINHKIVGRNSIIRRLSPAGYLKSRTGEIKRLEIANSGRQYGFLLLDNTVFDLNFHSASAVQCINTPLTLWFDREYAIMASRMKSKEDFIWKLAHHEFESLSEVCSKAELLELDISGNFNCILAKVSTSDFNVEGQSNVFIEELALKTALDYKLKCLVSLQHDILVIFLENKNESNTRNQIEDYIASFEKNCEQNIPATAFLWGYDSMGRPVDTLNLGYKNAQKALEFCIDSDGAIHCKCFQFSISEKIISLLRNDEEIRLTASNILNSLKNYDTIHNSDYTDTLKTYIKANYNISEAARLSNLHRQSLIYRLDKIEALTGLSLKNHEDLFTLELCLMM, from the coding sequence ATGGATTTAAAGAAATTTCTTGAACTTCCTGCAACAGGGGACTTCAGGCTTTTAAACAAAATAGATAATATTACGGATATTCCGGTTGAAAACATATCCCTTCTTGAGCCTCCGGTTGAAAAATTCGTCCGCAGGCACGAAATTATCCTTTCACAGGCTCTTACTATAAGAGACAATGAAACTGATCTTAAGCAGTTTATTGAAGAATTATACCTTGCCGGTGCTTCTGCGGTTGTATTTGCATTTCCGGGGAATGATTTTCATATGTTGGACAATATATTGCCCATATATTCAGCTAAGAATTTTCCTATTCTCAGCATGGACTGGGACCACCTTTTTTCGGAAGTAGTTGAAGAGACTTTAAAAGAAATATGGAAAAACGAAAATGAAATACAGACCTACCTTGAGGCACTCCAGCGTGACCTCCTTAATCATTTCATTCAAGGGAAATCCCTTGAGGATGCAGCCGAGGTCTGCTACAAATATCTTGGAAGCGATATCGTTATCCTTGACATCAACCATAAAATTGTTGGACGTAATTCCATAATCAGACGTTTGTCCCCGGCAGGATACCTCAAATCGAGAACAGGTGAAATCAAGAGACTTGAGATTGCCAACTCCGGCAGACAATATGGCTTTCTGCTTCTTGACAATACAGTCTTTGATCTTAATTTTCACTCTGCTTCTGCCGTCCAGTGTATAAATACACCCCTGACTTTATGGTTTGACAGGGAATACGCCATTATGGCATCAAGAATGAAATCCAAAGAAGATTTTATTTGGAAACTTGCACACCATGAATTTGAATCCTTATCAGAGGTCTGCTCAAAAGCTGAACTTCTTGAACTTGATATCAGTGGAAATTTTAACTGCATCTTAGCCAAGGTATCCACTTCTGATTTTAATGTTGAAGGTCAAAGCAATGTTTTCATTGAGGAACTGGCCCTTAAAACAGCCTTGGATTACAAGCTTAAATGTCTTGTTTCTCTTCAGCACGATATTCTTGTAATTTTTCTTGAAAATAAAAACGAATCCAATACAAGGAATCAGATTGAAGATTATATTGCTTCTTTTGAAAAAAACTGTGAGCAGAATATTCCTGCCACAGCTTTTCTCTGGGGATATGATTCCATGGGACGTCCTGTTGACACCCTGAATCTTGGTTATAAAAATGCACAAAAAGCGCTTGAATTCTGTATTGATTCAGACGGAGCAATCCACTGTAAATGTTTCCAGTTTTCTATTTCAGAAAAGATTATAAGTCTTTTAAGAAATGACGAAGAAATCAGACTTACAGCTTCAAATATTTTAAATTCTTTAAAAAACTACGATACCATCCACAATTCCGACTATACGGACACTTTAAAGACATACATAAAAGCCAATTACAATATCAGTGAAGCCGCCCGGCTTTCAAATCTTCATCGTCAGTCGCTTATATACAGACTTGACAAAATAGAGGCACTTACCGGTCTCTCCCTTAAAAACCATGAGGATTTGTTTACACTTGAGTTATGCCTGATGATGTGA
- a CDS encoding nucleoside deaminase, producing MWKSDEYYLEKAIEVSRKSRAGGNTPFGCVLVDGDGEIILEQGNVEITEKRCTGHAETVIMERASKLYDKKFLWNCTLYTTCEPCPMCAGAVYWGNVGKVVYAMTEERLLQMTGSHEQNPTFTMTCKEVFAKGQKKIKVEGPFDSLAEKAAEVHFGYWDN from the coding sequence ATGTGGAAGTCAGATGAATATTATTTGGAAAAAGCCATAGAAGTTTCAAGAAAATCGAGAGCCGGCGGAAATACACCCTTTGGCTGTGTTCTGGTTGACGGCGACGGAGAAATAATTCTGGAACAGGGAAATGTTGAAATAACAGAAAAAAGATGTACAGGACACGCAGAGACAGTAATTATGGAAAGAGCATCAAAGCTGTACGATAAAAAATTTCTTTGGAACTGTACTTTATATACAACCTGTGAACCTTGTCCAATGTGTGCAGGAGCTGTTTACTGGGGCAATGTGGGAAAAGTTGTATATGCAATGACAGAAGAAAGACTCCTTCAGATGACAGGAAGCCATGAACAGAATCCTACATTTACAATGACCTGCAAAGAGGTTTTCGCAAAGGGTCAGAAAAAAATTAAAGTTGAAGGCCCATTTGATTCATTGGCAGAAAAGGCTGCCGAAGTACATTTTGGATATTGGGATAATTAG
- a CDS encoding amidohydrolase family protein, with protein MKRAITNVTIFTVNEQDRIIKNGTVIIDGEKITAVGSSEEVKIPEDTDEIIDCKGEMALLPGLIDTHNHSSLMRGVVENQRMVDWLPVYDLEHRACMEEDAYHAARLCYLECLKNGTTTIMDMYRFMDRCAEAAGELGIRLHCAPYAADVLPYTFFDTTETNEALIKSHHMSYNGRIRVWMGLEDLFYCSEQMYKDAVRCQKEYGVGIHTHGCEQMEEEQTIHKRFGKSTIEVLEERGILGEHTLLAHCVWVGSEDMKRMAATGTSLAHCPASAAKLGCGVARIPMMKEAGVNVSLGTDGPIDNNSMDLFREMKIGSLLQKATHCDALMFGAKEMLRMATINGAKSLGMEKEIGSIEAGKSADLILVDCMSPNLQPVYWDGDDTNLLWNLVYSANGSNVNTVMVQGNILVKDGKATKVDEREVIKMASKQGTDWMRRREMHRKYITKPISE; from the coding sequence ATGAAAAGAGCAATTACAAATGTAACTATATTTACTGTTAATGAACAGGACAGGATAATTAAAAACGGAACAGTCATTATAGACGGAGAAAAGATTACGGCAGTTGGCAGTTCGGAGGAGGTTAAGATTCCCGAGGATACAGATGAGATAATCGATTGCAAAGGCGAGATGGCACTGCTTCCGGGATTAATTGATACACATAACCATTCAAGCCTTATGAGAGGCGTTGTGGAGAACCAGAGAATGGTTGACTGGCTTCCGGTATATGATCTGGAGCATAGGGCATGTATGGAAGAGGATGCTTACCATGCGGCAAGGCTTTGTTACCTTGAATGTCTGAAAAACGGAACAACCACAATAATGGATATGTACCGTTTTATGGACAGGTGTGCAGAAGCAGCAGGAGAACTTGGAATCAGATTACATTGTGCACCTTATGCGGCAGATGTTTTACCATATACATTCTTTGATACAACGGAGACTAATGAAGCATTAATTAAAAGTCATCACATGTCATATAACGGACGTATCAGAGTGTGGATGGGACTTGAGGATCTGTTCTATTGCAGTGAACAGATGTATAAAGACGCAGTGAGATGCCAGAAGGAATATGGCGTAGGTATTCACACACATGGCTGTGAACAGATGGAAGAAGAACAGACAATACATAAAAGATTCGGTAAATCAACGATAGAAGTTCTTGAGGAAAGAGGAATTCTTGGTGAACATACACTTTTAGCCCATTGCGTATGGGTTGGAAGTGAAGATATGAAACGAATGGCAGCCACCGGAACAAGCCTCGCCCATTGCCCGGCATCGGCGGCAAAGCTAGGATGTGGAGTTGCAAGAATACCGATGATGAAAGAAGCGGGCGTCAATGTTTCACTTGGAACTGACGGACCGATAGACAATAACAGCATGGATCTTTTCAGGGAAATGAAAATAGGTTCACTCTTACAGAAAGCAACCCATTGTGATGCACTTATGTTTGGTGCAAAAGAGATGTTAAGGATGGCAACAATTAATGGAGCAAAATCCCTTGGAATGGAAAAAGAAATCGGTTCAATAGAAGCCGGTAAATCAGCGGATCTGATTCTCGTTGATTGCATGAGTCCTAATTTACAGCCGGTTTACTGGGACGGAGATGACACCAATCTGTTGTGGAATCTCGTATATTCCGCAAATGGAAGCAATGTAAATACGGTAATGGTTCAGGGCAACATCCTCGTAAAGGATGGAAAGGCTACAAAAGTAGATGAACGTGAGGTCATTAAAATGGCTTCAAAACAAGGTACGGATTGGATGCGTCGAAGAGAGATGCATAGAAAATATATAACAAAACCAATCAGCGAATAA
- a CDS encoding BMP family protein — MRRKLLSKIVAGISAATLVIACLTGCGSSGSNGSGSSDTFKVAYISACPFEDGGWGSSCYAGFKASEKKFDNIKTFEVENVSLENMTSTVKQYCDAGVDLIISPDTDLSDAFSEIAPDYPDVDFAAIDGTYTADNALSMSQNNPEIGFVAGVIAALQSENGSVGFVGGEESDEILKASKTMEAGAKYINPDIKFTSVMSGSWTDVAKGKEIGISMISTNKADVIFSFASGVDAGVREACQSADNVYFIAQPSESHDTAPDITVTSIIQSNEALIYHAMETAANGTFKGGYYIAGFEDGGTCSLGVFGDFFDADKQAKVNDVINKIKSGEIDCDNYAK; from the coding sequence ATGAGAAGAAAATTATTAAGTAAAATTGTGGCAGGAATTTCAGCAGCAACACTTGTTATAGCATGTTTAACAGGATGCGGAAGCAGCGGATCTAATGGTTCAGGTTCGTCAGATACTTTTAAAGTAGCATACATTTCAGCATGTCCGTTTGAAGACGGCGGCTGGGGCTCAAGCTGTTATGCAGGCTTTAAAGCGTCAGAGAAAAAATTTGATAATATTAAGACTTTTGAAGTGGAAAATGTGTCACTTGAGAATATGACATCTACCGTAAAACAGTATTGTGATGCAGGAGTTGACCTTATTATTTCACCTGATACAGACCTTTCGGATGCGTTTTCGGAAATCGCACCTGATTATCCCGATGTAGATTTTGCGGCAATTGACGGAACATATACAGCGGATAATGCATTGTCAATGTCACAGAACAATCCTGAAATTGGTTTTGTAGCCGGAGTAATTGCAGCACTCCAGTCAGAAAACGGTTCAGTCGGATTTGTCGGCGGTGAGGAATCAGACGAGATCCTTAAAGCAAGCAAGACAATGGAAGCCGGTGCAAAATATATTAACCCTGACATCAAATTTACATCAGTAATGAGTGGTTCATGGACAGACGTTGCAAAGGGAAAAGAAATAGGTATATCAATGATTTCAACCAATAAAGCAGATGTTATTTTCTCATTTGCATCAGGTGTTGATGCAGGTGTAAGAGAAGCCTGCCAGTCAGCGGATAACGTATACTTTATCGCACAGCCTTCAGAGTCCCACGATACAGCTCCCGATATTACGGTAACAAGTATTATCCAGAGTAATGAAGCTCTTATCTATCATGCAATGGAAACAGCGGCAAACGGCACATTTAAAGGCGGATATTATATCGCAGGATTTGAAGACGGCGGTACATGCAGCCTTGGTGTATTCGGAGATTTCTTTGATGCGGATAAGCAGGCTAAGGTTAATGATGTAATCAATAAAATCAAGAGCGGTGAAATTGATTGTGACAATTATGCAAAATAA
- a CDS encoding ABC transporter ATP-binding protein: MLELIKITKKFGDFYALKDVNLKVGDGEVHTLLGENGAGKSTLMNILCGLYQPTSGEIIYKDCEWHMDSPLTARNIGIAMVHQHFMLIEAMTVLENIMLCGLEEKGKLLNKTAVTKKVMEIEKAYDLQVDINEKVSNLSVGMQQKVEIIKALYNDAELLILDEPTAVLTDEEAAGLFKIIEKLKANNKSVIFISHKMKEVMQISDKITVLRRGQTITTVNAKDYSPQELANLMVGEKVITRTYEKKHVDSDDELIYELKDVSYHKESKHSGLKDICLKVHKGEILGVAGVDGNGQSQLAEIFTGIAKPSEGTRIYDGKNANEFKVIDFINDGLAHIPEDRNKMGLIGDMNIKDNIVLKDLEKKRFSKGHGKFLLSKKITEYSNQMKEKYDIRCSSIEEQARNLSGGNQQKVILARELERNPKFIVAMHPTRGLDIGATNFIHNSLIEARDKGIGVVVVSADIDEVIKISDRIIVMFEGKIMGEISGSTPDMDKISAMMGGKEYESINN; this comes from the coding sequence ATGCTTGAATTAATTAAAATAACAAAAAAATTCGGTGATTTCTATGCATTAAAAGATGTCAATTTAAAAGTTGGTGACGGCGAAGTACATACACTTTTAGGCGAAAACGGTGCCGGAAAAAGTACACTTATGAATATTCTTTGCGGATTATACCAGCCGACATCCGGAGAAATAATTTATAAGGATTGTGAATGGCATATGGATTCGCCTTTAACAGCAAGAAATATAGGTATTGCAATGGTTCATCAGCATTTTATGCTTATTGAAGCCATGACTGTACTTGAAAATATAATGCTGTGCGGACTTGAAGAGAAAGGAAAACTTCTTAACAAAACCGCAGTAACCAAAAAGGTTATGGAAATAGAAAAAGCCTATGATTTACAGGTTGACATTAATGAAAAAGTAAGCAATCTGTCGGTGGGTATGCAGCAGAAAGTTGAAATAATCAAGGCGTTATACAATGATGCAGAATTACTCATATTAGATGAACCTACCGCGGTTTTAACGGATGAAGAAGCGGCAGGATTATTTAAGATTATCGAAAAATTAAAAGCCAATAACAAATCCGTTATTTTCATTTCACACAAGATGAAAGAGGTAATGCAGATTTCGGATAAGATTACGGTACTCAGACGAGGTCAGACAATTACAACTGTTAATGCCAAGGACTATAGCCCACAGGAACTTGCTAATCTGATGGTTGGCGAAAAAGTTATTACCAGAACTTATGAGAAGAAGCATGTTGATTCGGATGACGAATTAATCTATGAATTAAAAGATGTATCTTACCACAAGGAAAGCAAACACAGCGGATTAAAAGATATCTGCCTTAAAGTACATAAAGGTGAAATTCTTGGGGTAGCCGGAGTTGACGGAAACGGACAGAGCCAGTTGGCAGAGATTTTTACAGGAATAGCAAAACCATCGGAAGGAACGAGAATCTATGACGGAAAGAATGCAAACGAGTTCAAGGTTATTGATTTTATAAATGACGGACTTGCACATATTCCGGAAGACCGTAATAAGATGGGACTTATAGGAGATATGAACATCAAAGATAACATTGTACTTAAAGACCTTGAGAAAAAGAGGTTTTCAAAGGGCCATGGCAAGTTCCTACTTAGTAAAAAAATAACAGAGTATTCCAATCAAATGAAGGAAAAATATGATATACGCTGCTCATCAATAGAGGAACAAGCGAGAAATCTTTCAGGTGGAAACCAGCAGAAAGTAATTTTAGCAAGGGAACTTGAAAGAAATCCTAAATTCATCGTGGCAATGCATCCTACAAGAGGACTTGATATAGGTGCAACTAATTTTATCCACAACAGCCTTATTGAAGCCAGGGATAAAGGCATTGGCGTTGTGGTTGTATCGGCAGATATTGACGAAGTAATTAAAATCTCAGACAGAATTATAGTTATGTTTGAAGGAAAAATAATGGGTGAAATATCCGGAAGTACCCCGGATATGGACAAAATCTCAGCAATGATGGGAGGTAAAGAATATGAAAGCATCAATAACTAA
- a CDS encoding ABC transporter permease, whose amino-acid sequence MKASITKTIQKIAIPIVSVLFALIIGIIIIELTGNNAFEAYGYMFKGAFGSGNSICELLTISVPLILCGLAITFAYKSGVLTIGVDGQLIMGAISAAWFVKTFANLPAPLITIGAIIVGMVVGALWGAIAGALKAFRKVNEIVSTLLMNYIALYLASYLYTYPLAATNSKIPQTEKVAEAVRLANLVPGTRVHIGIIIALLVAALIWYVLYKTSYGVKFRAVGINPVAADCNGIPVKKYLILSIAISGAIGGLAGTIELLGTQFRIQSGFCADYGFDGIAIALIGQLHPIGTVLAALFYAALNVGSNSMELMTNVPSSIASIIQAIIIFFVVGGSVLVEKDKFKQFFKSKFKGGKADE is encoded by the coding sequence ATGAAAGCATCAATAACTAAAACAATTCAGAAAATAGCCATTCCCATAGTGTCGGTTTTGTTTGCACTTATTATTGGGATTATCATAATTGAACTTACGGGAAACAATGCTTTTGAAGCCTATGGTTATATGTTTAAAGGAGCATTTGGCTCAGGAAACAGTATATGCGAGCTTCTTACTATTTCGGTTCCCCTTATACTTTGCGGGCTCGCAATTACTTTTGCTTATAAAAGCGGCGTGCTGACGATAGGTGTTGACGGACAGCTCATAATGGGAGCGATAAGTGCGGCATGGTTTGTAAAAACATTTGCTAATCTTCCTGCACCGCTTATTACAATAGGTGCAATTATTGTGGGCATGGTAGTGGGTGCTCTTTGGGGTGCTATAGCCGGTGCGTTAAAGGCATTCAGGAAAGTAAATGAAATTGTAAGTACACTTTTAATGAACTACATAGCACTTTACCTTGCAAGTTACCTATATACGTATCCTCTTGCAGCAACAAACAGTAAGATTCCCCAGACTGAAAAAGTTGCTGAGGCGGTAAGACTTGCCAATCTTGTTCCGGGAACAAGAGTTCACATAGGAATTATAATCGCATTACTTGTAGCGGCACTTATATGGTATGTGCTTTATAAAACCTCTTATGGAGTAAAATTCAGGGCTGTAGGAATTAATCCTGTGGCAGCTGACTGTAACGGTATTCCGGTAAAAAAATATCTGATACTGTCCATAGCAATTTCAGGAGCAATCGGCGGTCTGGCAGGTACCATTGAACTTCTCGGTACCCAGTTCAGAATACAGAGCGGTTTCTGTGCAGACTATGGTTTTGACGGAATTGCCATAGCACTGATAGGTCAGCTTCATCCTATAGGAACTGTTCTTGCGGCACTGTTTTATGCGGCATTAAATGTAGGTTCTAATTCAATGGAACTTATGACAAATGTTCCGTCTTCTATTGCAAGTATTATTCAGGCGATAATTATATTCTTTGTAGTAGGCGGAAGTGTATTAGTAGAAAAAGATAAGTTTAAGCAGTTCTTTAAATCAAAATTCAAAGGAGGTAAGGCAGATGAATAA